A genomic window from Pseudocitrobacter corydidari includes:
- the emrA gene encoding multidrug efflux MFS transporter periplasmic adaptor subunit EmrA, whose protein sequence is MSANAESQTPQQPANKKGTRKRALMLLTLLFVIIAVAYGIYWFLVLRHFEETDDAYVAGNQVQIMAQVSGSVTKVWADNTDFVQKGDVLVTLDQTDAQQAFEKAQTALASTVRQMRQTMINSKQLQASIDVKKTALAQAQTDLNRRIPLGSANLIGREELQHARDAVASAQAELDVAIQQYNANQAIILGTRLEDQPTVKQAATEVRNAWLALQRTKIVSPMTGYVSRRQVQPGAQISPTTALMAVVPANNLWVDANFKETQLAHMRIGQPVTVISDIYGDDVEYHGKVVGLDMGTGSAFSLLPAQNATGNWIKVVQRLPVRVELDEKQLAEHPLRIGLSTLVKVDTSNRDGQILASQVRTSPAYESNAREISLDPVNKLINDIVQANAN, encoded by the coding sequence ATGAGCGCAAATGCGGAGAGTCAAACCCCGCAGCAACCGGCCAACAAGAAAGGCACGCGTAAGCGCGCCCTGATGCTGTTGACCTTGCTCTTTGTCATTATTGCTGTGGCATATGGGATTTACTGGTTTTTAGTACTGCGTCATTTTGAAGAAACCGATGACGCATACGTGGCAGGGAACCAGGTACAAATTATGGCGCAGGTGTCCGGCAGCGTGACGAAAGTCTGGGCCGATAACACCGATTTCGTGCAAAAAGGCGATGTGCTGGTAACGCTCGATCAGACCGATGCACAGCAGGCCTTCGAAAAAGCGCAAACCGCGCTGGCGTCTACCGTACGTCAAATGCGTCAAACGATGATCAACAGCAAGCAGTTGCAGGCGAGCATCGATGTGAAAAAAACCGCACTGGCGCAGGCGCAAACGGACTTAAACCGCCGTATTCCGCTCGGCAGCGCCAACCTGATTGGCCGCGAAGAGCTGCAACACGCGCGTGATGCGGTTGCCAGCGCACAGGCAGAACTCGACGTCGCTATCCAGCAATATAACGCCAACCAGGCGATTATTCTGGGGACCCGGCTCGAAGACCAGCCGACCGTCAAGCAAGCGGCGACAGAAGTACGCAACGCATGGCTCGCCCTGCAACGTACCAAAATTGTCAGCCCGATGACCGGTTATGTGTCTCGTCGTCAGGTACAGCCTGGCGCGCAAATCAGCCCAACTACCGCGTTAATGGCGGTGGTTCCGGCGAACAATTTGTGGGTTGATGCGAACTTCAAAGAGACGCAGCTGGCGCATATGCGTATCGGCCAACCGGTGACCGTCATCTCTGATATTTACGGCGACGACGTGGAATATCACGGCAAAGTGGTCGGCCTCGATATGGGGACCGGCAGCGCCTTCTCGCTGCTGCCTGCGCAGAACGCCACCGGGAACTGGATCAAAGTGGTGCAGCGTCTACCGGTTCGCGTTGAGCTGGATGAAAAACAGCTGGCGGAACATCCGCTACGTATTGGCCTCTCCACGCTGGTGAAAGTAGATACCTCGAACCGCGACGGTCAGATCCTGGCAAGTCAGGTGCGTACCAGCCCGGCTTACGAAAGTAACGCGCGTGAAATCAGTCTCGATCCGGTCAACAAGCTGATCAACGACATCGTGCAGGCCAACGCCAACTGA
- the mprA gene encoding transcriptional repressor MprA, whose translation MDSSFTPIEQMLKFRASRHEDFPFQEILLTRLCMHMQGKLLDNRNKMLKAQGINETLFMALITLESQENHSIQPSELSCALGSSRTNATRIADELEKRGWIERRESDNDRRCLHLQLTDKGHQFLREVLPPQHHCLHQLWSSLSAAEKDQLEHITRKLLTRLDQMDEDGVVLEALR comes from the coding sequence ATGGATAGTTCGTTTACGCCCATTGAACAAATGCTAAAATTTCGCGCCAGCCGCCACGAGGATTTTCCGTTTCAGGAAATTCTTCTGACTCGTCTTTGCATGCACATGCAGGGCAAGCTGCTGGACAACCGCAATAAGATGCTGAAAGCTCAGGGGATTAACGAGACATTGTTTATGGCGTTAATTACGCTGGAGTCTCAGGAAAATCACAGCATTCAGCCTTCTGAGCTGAGCTGCGCGCTGGGCTCGTCTCGTACCAATGCAACCCGTATCGCCGATGAGCTGGAAAAACGCGGCTGGATCGAGCGTCGTGAAAGCGATAACGATCGTCGTTGCCTGCACCTGCAGCTTACCGATAAAGGCCATCAGTTCCTGCGTGAGGTTCTGCCTCCGCAACATCATTGCTTACACCAACTCTGGTCTTCTTTAAGCGCGGCTGAAAAAGACCAGCTTGAGCATATCACCCGGAAACTTCTCACCCGTCTGGATCAGATGGATGAAGACGGCGTTGTCCTTGAGGCACTGCGCTAA
- a CDS encoding MFS transporter, producing the protein MTKTSHGLSPALIVLMSVATGLAVASNYYAQPLLEAIARAFSLSASQAGFIVTAAQLGYAAGLLFLVPLGDMFERRRLIVVMTLLAAGGMLITASSTSLGMMILGTALTGLFSVVAQLLVPMAATLAAPEKRGKVVGTVMSGLLLGILLARTVAGLLAGLGGWRTVFWVASVSMAVLALALWRGLPKLKQENHLSYPRILGSIYHLFAHNKLLRTRALLGCLTFASFSILWTSMAFLLAGEPYHFSEGTIGLFGLVGAAGALGARPVGTLADKGKAHLTTTVSLLALLLSWLAIWYGQVSVAALIVGILVLDLMVQGVHITNQTVIYRVHPDARNRLTAGYMTCYFIGGAAGSLISASAWQHAGWNGVCLVGACITLLNLLVWWRGYRHQPQE; encoded by the coding sequence ATGACCAAAACCTCACACGGGCTGAGCCCCGCGCTGATTGTCCTGATGTCTGTCGCCACCGGGCTTGCCGTTGCCAGCAACTATTATGCACAGCCGCTGCTCGAAGCCATTGCGCGCGCATTTTCCCTGAGCGCGAGCCAGGCGGGCTTTATCGTCACGGCGGCGCAGCTTGGCTATGCGGCCGGGCTGCTGTTCCTGGTGCCGCTGGGCGACATGTTTGAACGTCGACGGCTGATTGTGGTGATGACGCTGCTTGCCGCGGGCGGGATGCTGATTACCGCCAGCAGTACGTCGTTGGGGATGATGATTCTGGGGACCGCCCTGACCGGCCTCTTTTCAGTGGTGGCGCAGCTGTTAGTGCCGATGGCCGCCACGCTCGCCGCGCCGGAAAAGCGCGGCAAAGTGGTCGGCACGGTGATGAGCGGCCTGCTGCTTGGGATCTTACTGGCGCGCACCGTTGCCGGGCTGCTGGCAGGCCTCGGCGGCTGGCGCACCGTGTTCTGGGTGGCCAGCGTATCAATGGCGGTTCTGGCGCTTGCGCTGTGGCGGGGTTTACCGAAGCTCAAACAGGAAAATCACCTGAGCTACCCGCGAATTCTGGGCTCAATTTACCATCTGTTTGCCCATAACAAACTTCTGCGCACCCGCGCGCTGCTGGGCTGCCTGACCTTCGCCAGCTTCAGCATTCTCTGGACATCCATGGCATTCCTGCTTGCAGGTGAGCCTTATCACTTCTCCGAAGGCACCATTGGCCTGTTCGGCCTGGTGGGTGCGGCGGGCGCGTTAGGCGCACGTCCTGTGGGTACGCTGGCCGATAAGGGCAAAGCGCATCTGACCACCACGGTAAGCCTGCTGGCGCTGCTGCTCTCCTGGCTTGCTATCTGGTACGGGCAGGTCTCCGTAGCGGCGCTGATCGTCGGGATTCTGGTGCTCGACCTGATGGTTCAGGGTGTTCATATCACGAATCAGACGGTGATTTATCGCGTGCATCCCGATGCACGTAACCGTCTGACCGCAGGTTACATGACCTGCTATTTCATCGGCGGCGCGGCCGGGTCGCTGATTTCCGCTTCGGCCTGGCAACATGCAGGCTGGAACGGGGTTTGTCTGGTTGGCGCATGCATTACGCTGCTCAATCTGTTGGTGTGGTGGCGCGGCTACCGACACCAACCGCAGGAGTAA
- the proX gene encoding glycine betaine/L-proline ABC transporter substrate-binding protein ProX yields MRHSVMLATAFATLVSTSTFAADLPGKGVTVQPIQSTITEETFQTLLVSRALVKLGYTVNKPDEVDYNVAYTSLASGDSTFTAVNWQPLHDDMYAAAGGDKKFYREGVFVNGAAQGYLIDKKTADQYHITNIEQLKDPKIAKLFDSNGDGKADLTGCNPGWGCEAAINHQLDAYGLTKTVTHNQGNYAAMMADTITRYKEGKPVLYYTWTPYWVSDVMKPGKDVVWLQVPFSSLPGVQKDIDTKLPNGANYGFPVSTMHIVANKVWAEKNPAAAKLFSIMKLPVADINAQNSMMHEGKASEGDIQGHVDGWIKAHQAQFDGWVKEALAAQK; encoded by the coding sequence ATGCGACATAGCGTAATGTTAGCCACAGCCTTCGCCACCCTTGTTTCCACCAGCACCTTTGCGGCGGATTTACCGGGCAAAGGCGTTACCGTACAGCCGATTCAGAGCACCATCACGGAAGAGACCTTCCAGACCCTGCTGGTCAGCCGCGCGCTGGTAAAACTGGGCTACACCGTCAATAAGCCCGATGAAGTCGACTACAACGTCGCGTACACCTCGCTGGCGTCCGGCGATTCCACCTTTACTGCCGTCAACTGGCAACCGCTGCATGACGATATGTATGCCGCAGCCGGTGGCGATAAGAAATTCTACCGTGAAGGTGTATTTGTGAACGGTGCGGCTCAGGGTTATCTGATCGATAAAAAAACCGCCGATCAGTATCACATCACCAATATTGAGCAGCTTAAAGATCCGAAAATCGCCAAACTGTTCGACAGCAACGGCGACGGCAAAGCGGACTTAACCGGCTGTAACCCAGGCTGGGGCTGTGAAGCGGCGATTAACCACCAACTGGACGCCTATGGCCTGACCAAAACCGTTACCCACAACCAGGGTAACTATGCGGCGATGATGGCCGATACCATCACCCGCTATAAAGAAGGCAAACCGGTGCTTTATTACACCTGGACGCCGTACTGGGTAAGTGACGTGATGAAGCCGGGTAAAGATGTGGTATGGCTGCAGGTGCCATTCTCTTCCCTGCCAGGCGTGCAGAAAGACATCGACACCAAGCTGCCGAACGGCGCGAACTATGGCTTCCCGGTTAGCACCATGCACATTGTTGCCAACAAAGTCTGGGCCGAGAAAAACCCGGCGGCGGCGAAGCTGTTCTCAATCATGAAACTGCCGGTTGCTGACATCAACGCCCAGAACTCGATGATGCATGAAGGTAAAGCATCGGAAGGGGATATTCAGGGTCACGTTGATGGCTGGATCAAAGCGCACCAGGCGCAGTTTGATGGCTGGGTGAAAGAAGCGCTGGCGGCGCAGAAATAA
- the proW gene encoding glycine betaine/L-proline ABC transporter permease ProW: MADQSNPWDTAPAADNAAQSADAWGSAPADGGGGADWLTSAPAPQPEHFNIMDPFHKTLIPLDSWVTHGIDWVVLHFRPLFQGIRVPIDYILSAFQQLLLGMPAPVAILVFALIAWQMSSLSMGVATLVSLIAIGAIGAWSQAMITLALVLTALLFCIIIGLPLGIWLARSPRASKIIRPLLDAMQTTPAFVYLVPIVMLFGIGNVPGVVVTIIFALPPIVRLTILGINQVPEDLIEASRSFGASPRQMLFKVQLPLAMPTIMAGVNQTLMLALSMVVIASMIAVGGLGQMVLRGIGRLDMGLATVGGVGIVILAIILDRLTQAVGRDSRSRGNRRWYTTGPLGLLTRPFSK; this comes from the coding sequence ATGGCTGATCAATCCAATCCGTGGGATACCGCACCGGCGGCCGATAACGCCGCACAATCCGCCGACGCCTGGGGCAGCGCGCCTGCCGACGGCGGTGGCGGCGCAGACTGGCTGACCAGCGCCCCCGCGCCGCAGCCGGAACATTTCAATATTATGGATCCGTTCCATAAAACGCTGATCCCGCTCGATAGCTGGGTGACGCACGGGATCGACTGGGTGGTGCTGCACTTCCGCCCGCTGTTCCAGGGCATTCGTGTTCCTATCGATTACATTCTTAGCGCCTTCCAGCAGTTGCTGCTGGGGATGCCGGCGCCGGTCGCGATTCTCGTCTTCGCGCTGATTGCCTGGCAGATGTCGAGCCTCAGCATGGGTGTCGCCACGCTGGTGTCGCTGATTGCCATTGGCGCAATTGGTGCCTGGTCGCAGGCGATGATCACCCTCGCGCTGGTTCTGACCGCGTTGCTGTTCTGTATCATCATCGGGCTACCGTTGGGAATATGGCTGGCGCGAAGCCCGCGGGCGTCGAAAATCATTCGTCCGCTGCTGGATGCGATGCAGACCACGCCAGCGTTCGTTTACCTGGTGCCCATCGTGATGCTGTTCGGTATCGGTAACGTGCCGGGTGTCGTGGTGACAATTATCTTCGCCCTGCCGCCGATTGTGCGTCTGACCATTCTGGGGATTAACCAGGTGCCGGAAGATCTGATTGAAGCCTCGCGCTCATTCGGTGCCAGCCCGCGTCAGATGCTGTTTAAAGTCCAGTTGCCGCTGGCGATGCCGACCATTATGGCGGGTGTAAACCAGACGCTGATGCTGGCGCTCTCTATGGTGGTTATCGCCTCGATGATCGCGGTGGGCGGCCTGGGGCAGATGGTTCTGCGCGGTATTGGCCGTCTTGATATGGGCCTCGCTACCGTGGGCGGCGTCGGGATCGTTATTCTGGCGATTATCCTCGACCGCCTGACGCAAGCCGTCGGCCGCGATTCCCGCAGCCGTGGCAACCGCCGCTGGTACACCACCGGCCCGCTGGGTCTGCTGACCCGTCCTTTCAGCAAGTAA
- the proV gene encoding glycine betaine/L-proline ABC transporter ATP-binding protein ProV, which yields MAIKLEVKDLYKVFGEHPQRAFKYIEKGLSKEQILEKTGLSLGVKDASLAIEEGEIFVIMGLSGSGKSTMVRLLNRLIEPTRGQVLIDGVDIAKISDAELREVRRKKIAMVFQSFALMPHMTVVDNAAFGMELAGIPTAERQEKALDALRQVGLENYAHSYPDELSGGMRQRVGLARALAINPDILLMDEAFSALDPLIRTEMQDELVKLQAKHQRTIVFISHDLDEAMRIGDRIAIMQNGEVVQVGTPDEILNNPANDYVRTFFRGVDISQVFSAKDIARRSPAGIIRKTPGFGPRSALKLLQDDDREYGYVIERGNKFVGIVSIDTLKAALSAGQGIESALLDPPLVVDAETPLSELLSHVGQAPCAVPVVGEEQQYVGVISKRMLLQALDREVTNNG from the coding sequence ATGGCAATTAAATTAGAAGTTAAGGATCTTTATAAAGTATTTGGTGAGCATCCACAGCGCGCATTCAAATATATTGAAAAAGGCCTCAGCAAAGAACAAATTCTGGAGAAAACAGGATTATCGCTTGGCGTCAAAGACGCCAGTCTGGCCATTGAAGAAGGCGAGATATTTGTCATCATGGGATTATCCGGTTCCGGCAAATCAACCATGGTACGCCTTCTCAATCGCCTGATTGAACCAACCCGCGGGCAGGTGCTGATTGACGGCGTAGACATCGCCAAAATCTCTGACGCCGAGCTTCGCGAGGTGCGCAGAAAGAAAATCGCGATGGTCTTTCAGTCGTTCGCCCTGATGCCCCATATGACTGTGGTCGACAACGCCGCTTTCGGCATGGAGCTGGCGGGCATTCCAACCGCCGAACGTCAGGAAAAGGCGCTGGACGCCCTGCGCCAGGTCGGGCTGGAAAATTATGCCCACTCTTACCCGGACGAGCTCTCTGGCGGTATGCGTCAACGCGTTGGTTTAGCCCGTGCGCTGGCCATCAACCCCGATATCTTATTAATGGATGAAGCCTTCTCGGCGCTCGACCCATTAATTCGAACGGAAATGCAGGACGAACTGGTAAAATTACAGGCCAAACATCAGCGCACCATCGTCTTTATTTCTCACGATCTCGACGAAGCCATGCGAATTGGCGATCGCATCGCCATCATGCAAAATGGTGAAGTGGTACAGGTTGGCACACCGGATGAAATTCTCAATAATCCGGCGAATGATTATGTGCGCACCTTCTTCCGTGGCGTCGATATCAGCCAGGTATTTAGCGCGAAAGATATCGCCCGCCGAAGCCCGGCAGGAATTATCCGAAAAACGCCAGGATTCGGCCCGCGATCTGCCCTGAAATTATTGCAGGATGATGACCGTGAATATGGTTATGTCATCGAACGCGGGAATAAGTTTGTTGGGATTGTCTCCATTGATACGCTGAAAGCAGCCCTGAGCGCAGGCCAGGGAATTGAAAGCGCCTTGTTGGATCCGCCATTAGTGGTTGACGCAGAAACACCGCTCAGCGAATTGCTCTCTCACGTCGGCCAGGCACCGTGTGCGGTCCCGGTTGTCGGGGAAGAACAGCAGTACGTTGGGGTTATTTCTAAACGCATGCTTCTTCAGGCTTTAGATCGCGAGGTGACAAACAATGGCTGA
- the nrdF gene encoding class 1b ribonucleoside-diphosphate reductase subunit beta, producing the protein MNRLSHVSAVNWNKIQDDKDLEVWNRLTSNFWLPEKVPLSNDIPAWQSLTPAQQQLTIRVFTGLTLLDTIQNTVGAPSLMPDSLTPHEEAVMSNISFMEAVHARSYSSIFSTLCQTKDVDAAYAWSEENGPLQKKAHLMLARYQADEPLKKKIASVFLESFLFYSGFWLPMYWSSRGKLTNTADLIRLIIRDEAVHGYYIGYKYQKGLEKVSEAEREALKDFAFDLLMDLYDNELAYTEALYADSGWVDEVKAFLCYNANKALMNLGYEALFPAEMAEVNPAILAALSPNADENHDFFSGSGSSYVMGKAVETTDDDWNF; encoded by the coding sequence ATGAATCGTTTATCGCACGTCAGCGCCGTCAACTGGAACAAGATTCAGGACGATAAAGATCTGGAGGTGTGGAACCGCCTGACCAGCAACTTCTGGCTGCCGGAAAAAGTGCCGCTCTCCAATGATATCCCCGCCTGGCAGAGCCTGACGCCCGCCCAGCAGCAGTTGACCATCCGCGTGTTCACCGGCCTGACGCTGCTGGACACCATTCAGAATACGGTGGGCGCGCCATCGTTGATGCCTGATTCGCTCACGCCGCACGAAGAAGCGGTGATGTCGAATATCAGCTTTATGGAAGCGGTGCACGCTCGCTCCTACAGCTCGATATTCTCCACGCTGTGTCAGACCAAAGACGTGGATGCCGCCTATGCGTGGAGCGAGGAAAACGGGCCGTTGCAGAAAAAAGCGCACCTTATGCTGGCACGTTATCAGGCCGATGAGCCGCTGAAGAAGAAAATCGCCAGCGTATTTCTGGAGTCGTTCCTCTTCTATTCTGGCTTCTGGTTGCCGATGTACTGGTCGAGCCGGGGCAAGCTCACCAATACCGCCGATCTTATTCGCCTGATTATTCGCGATGAAGCCGTACACGGTTACTACATCGGCTATAAGTATCAGAAAGGGCTGGAGAAAGTGAGCGAAGCAGAGCGTGAAGCGCTGAAAGATTTTGCCTTCGATTTGCTGATGGATCTCTATGATAACGAGCTGGCTTACACCGAAGCGCTTTATGCCGACAGCGGTTGGGTTGATGAGGTAAAAGCGTTTCTCTGCTACAACGCCAATAAGGCGCTGATGAATCTGGGTTACGAGGCGCTGTTCCCGGCAGAGATGGCTGAGGTTAACCCGGCTATCCTCGCCGCACTCTCCCCTAACGCCGATGAAAATCACGACTTTTTCTCCGGTTCAGGTTCCTCCTATGTGATGGGAAAAGCCGTCGAAACCACCGACGACGATTGGAATTTTTAA
- the nrdE gene encoding class 1b ribonucleoside-diphosphate reductase subunit alpha produces MATTTAERVTQAVPDYHALNAMLNLYDRNGQIQFEKDSEAVDAFMTAHVQPNSVTFNDAEERLRWLVAEGYYDDAVLKRYPPAFVTALIKHAHASGFRFQTFLGAWKFYTSYALKTFDGKRYLEHFADRVCMVALTLAQGDEALACQLTDEMLSGRFQPATPTFLNCGKQQRGELVSCFLLRIEDNMESIGRAVNSALQLSKRGGGVAFLLSNLRESGAPIKRIENQSSGVIPVMKMLEDAFSYANQLGARQGAGAVYLHAHHPDILRFLDTKRENADEKIRIKTLSLGVVIPDITFQLAKENADMALFSPYDVERLYGKPFGDIAISEMYAELEADTRVRKKYINARDFFQTLAEIQFESGYPYIMYEDTVNRANPIAGRINMSNLCSEILQVNSASTYDENLDYAATGHDISCNLGSLNIAHTMDSPNFGLTIATAIRGLTAVSDMSHIRSVPSIEAGNAASHAIGLGQMNLHGYLAREGIAYGSPEALEFTNLYFYTVTWHALHTSMLLARERGQRFAGFEQSRYASGEYFTQYLEVDWQPKHARVRALFQRSGITLPSHENWRQLREAVMCYGIYNQNLQAVPPTGSISYINHATSSIHPIVSKVEIRKEGKTGRVYYPAPFMNNDNLALYQDAYEIGPQAIIDTYAEATRHVDQGLSLTLFFPDTATTRDINKAQIYAWKKGIKTLYYIRLRQLALEGTEIEGCVSCAL; encoded by the coding sequence TTGGCAACGACAACCGCAGAACGTGTAACCCAGGCCGTGCCTGACTATCATGCGCTTAACGCGATGCTGAATCTGTATGACCGGAACGGGCAGATTCAGTTTGAAAAGGACAGCGAGGCCGTAGATGCCTTTATGACCGCTCATGTTCAGCCGAACAGCGTCACGTTTAATGATGCTGAGGAGCGTCTGCGCTGGCTGGTCGCGGAAGGCTACTACGATGATGCCGTGCTTAAACGTTATCCCCCTGCGTTTGTCACGGCGCTGATTAAACACGCGCACGCCAGCGGTTTTCGTTTCCAGACCTTCCTCGGCGCCTGGAAGTTTTACACCAGCTACGCGCTGAAGACCTTCGACGGCAAACGCTATCTGGAACACTTCGCCGACCGCGTTTGTATGGTGGCGTTAACCCTTGCCCAGGGCGACGAAGCGCTGGCCTGCCAGCTTACCGATGAGATGCTCTCCGGTCGTTTTCAGCCCGCGACGCCGACCTTCCTCAACTGTGGTAAACAGCAGCGCGGCGAGCTGGTTTCCTGCTTCCTGCTGCGTATCGAAGACAATATGGAGTCGATTGGCCGCGCGGTTAACTCGGCGCTTCAGCTTTCTAAACGCGGCGGCGGCGTGGCCTTCTTGCTGTCGAATCTGCGTGAATCCGGTGCGCCGATTAAGCGTATCGAGAATCAATCATCCGGCGTGATCCCGGTGATGAAAATGCTGGAGGACGCTTTTTCCTACGCCAACCAACTCGGTGCGCGTCAGGGCGCGGGGGCCGTGTATTTACACGCGCATCACCCGGACATTTTGCGTTTCCTTGATACCAAGCGGGAAAATGCCGACGAGAAAATTCGCATCAAAACGCTCTCGCTTGGCGTGGTGATCCCCGATATCACCTTCCAGTTAGCGAAAGAGAATGCCGACATGGCGCTCTTCTCGCCCTATGATGTCGAGCGTCTGTACGGCAAACCGTTTGGCGATATCGCCATCAGCGAAATGTATGCCGAGCTGGAAGCGGACACCCGCGTGCGCAAAAAATATATTAATGCGCGTGATTTCTTCCAGACGCTGGCCGAGATCCAGTTTGAATCCGGTTATCCGTACATCATGTACGAAGATACGGTGAACCGCGCGAACCCGATTGCCGGGCGCATCAACATGAGCAACCTGTGCTCGGAGATTTTGCAGGTTAACAGCGCCTCAACCTACGATGAAAATCTCGATTATGCCGCCACCGGGCATGATATCTCCTGCAATCTCGGCTCGCTGAACATCGCGCACACCATGGATTCACCCAACTTTGGCCTGACCATCGCCACCGCCATTCGCGGGCTGACGGCGGTATCCGATATGAGCCATATCCGTTCGGTGCCATCGATTGAAGCGGGTAACGCCGCCTCACACGCCATCGGGCTTGGGCAGATGAATTTGCATGGTTATCTGGCGCGGGAAGGCATCGCCTACGGTAGCCCGGAAGCGCTGGAATTTACCAACCTCTATTTCTACACCGTTACCTGGCACGCCCTGCATACGTCAATGCTGCTGGCGCGCGAGCGCGGGCAACGCTTCGCCGGGTTTGAGCAATCACGTTATGCCAGCGGCGAGTACTTTACGCAGTATCTGGAAGTCGACTGGCAGCCAAAACATGCGCGTGTTCGCGCCCTCTTCCAGCGCTCAGGCATCACCTTACCGAGCCACGAAAACTGGCGGCAGCTGCGTGAAGCGGTGATGTGCTATGGCATCTATAACCAGAATTTGCAGGCGGTACCGCCGACGGGGTCGATTTCCTATATCAACCACGCCACCTCAAGCATTCACCCGATAGTCTCGAAGGTGGAGATTCGCAAAGAGGGAAAAACCGGGCGTGTTTACTACCCTGCGCCGTTTATGAATAACGACAATCTGGCGCTCTATCAGGACGCCTACGAGATTGGCCCGCAGGCGATTATCGACACCTATGCAGAAGCGACGCGGCATGTCGATCAGGGGCTGTCATTAACGCTGTTCTTCCCTGATACCGCCACCACGCGCGATATCAATAAAGCGCAAATTTACGCCTGGAAGAAAGGCATCAAAACCCTCTACTACATTCGCCTGCGCCAGCTTGCGCTGGAAGGCACCGAAATTGAAGGCTGCGTGTCCTGCGCGCTGTAA
- the nrdI gene encoding class Ib ribonucleoside-diphosphate reductase assembly flavoprotein NrdI: MSRLVYFSSSSENTHRFMVRLGLPAIRIPLNERERIQVEEPYILVVPSYGGGGTAGAVPRQVIRFLNDPQNRALIRGVIAAGNRNFGDAYGRAGAVIAEKCHVPWLYRFELMGTQHDIDTVRKGVSEFWQRQPQNV, translated from the coding sequence ATGAGCCGCCTCGTCTACTTCTCCAGCAGCTCTGAGAACACGCACCGATTTATGGTGCGCCTCGGGCTGCCTGCGATACGTATTCCGTTGAATGAGCGGGAGCGAATCCAGGTTGAGGAGCCGTACATTCTGGTCGTTCCCAGCTATGGCGGCGGCGGTACGGCGGGCGCGGTTCCGCGTCAGGTGATCCGCTTCTTAAACGACCCGCAGAACCGCGCGCTGATTCGCGGCGTGATTGCGGCGGGAAACCGAAACTTTGGCGACGCCTATGGCCGCGCGGGCGCGGTAATCGCTGAAAAATGCCACGTTCCCTGGCTCTACCGCTTTGAGCTGATGGGCACGCAACACGATATTGATACAGTGCGAAAAGGAGTGAGCGAATTTTGGCAACGACAACCGCAGAACGTGTAA
- the nrdH gene encoding glutaredoxin-like protein NrdH, with the protein MRITIYTRNNCIQCHATKRAMESRGFDFEMVNLDQHPEMADTLREQGFRQLPVVIAGETRWSGFRPDMINRLRPDAIAAHA; encoded by the coding sequence ATGCGCATTACTATTTACACTCGTAATAACTGCATCCAGTGCCACGCCACCAAACGGGCAATGGAGAGTCGTGGCTTTGATTTCGAGATGGTCAATCTCGACCAACATCCTGAGATGGCCGACACCCTGCGTGAACAGGGCTTTCGCCAGCTTCCGGTGGTGATCGCGGGGGAGACCCGATGGTCCGGCTTCCGCCCGGATATGATCAATCGCCTGCGTCCCGATGCCATTGCCGCTCACGCATGA
- a CDS encoding carboxymuconolactone decarboxylase family protein, with translation MTLLRQPYNELSPDVYKGMVQASLALEKSSLDRTLLELVYLRVSQINGCAFCLEMHSKALRKAGVDQTKLDALAGWRVSNHFTEAEAAALAWAEDVTHIAEHHAEDSVYQPLLAHFSAEQISDLTFAISLMNAFNRLAIAMRM, from the coding sequence ATGACCCTGCTGCGCCAACCCTATAACGAATTAAGCCCGGACGTGTACAAAGGTATGGTTCAGGCGAGCCTGGCTCTGGAAAAGAGTTCGCTGGACCGCACCCTGCTAGAGCTCGTCTACCTGCGCGTTTCACAGATTAACGGCTGCGCCTTCTGCCTGGAGATGCACAGTAAAGCGCTGCGCAAAGCGGGTGTGGATCAGACCAAACTGGACGCCCTGGCAGGCTGGAGAGTGAGTAATCACTTCACTGAAGCGGAAGCCGCTGCGCTGGCCTGGGCGGAAGACGTGACGCACATCGCCGAGCATCATGCGGAAGATAGCGTCTATCAACCCTTGCTTGCGCACTTTAGCGCCGAGCAAATCAGCGATCTGACCTTCGCCATCAGCCTGATGAACGCCTTTAACCGTCTGGCCATCGCTATGCGCATGTAA